GTGCTACATCTTTCAGGTAGATATTCTTATCATTAAAGCTACCTACCACAATATTAGCCATTTGTGAAGCATCTTCAAACTCTCCTTGTACACGCAAAGAGTAAGTGTTGCTACCAATATCAAAATTACCTCCAGGCACATTCTTATTCTCAGCGGCGATGATTGCAGATATACTTTCCACACTCAGATGATACGCTTCCAAACGGACAGGATCAATATATATCTGGATTTGACGTTTGGGCGCACCGGAAATAGAAACCGTACCTACGCCACCAATTCGCGCGAGTGGATTAGCCACTCCCTCATCCAAAATTTTGTTCAACGCCGGCATGCTCTCCTTCGCTTTTGCAGAAAGTACTATGATTGGAATCATATCCGTACTAAACTTAAAGATAGTAGGATTCTCGGCACCATCCGGCAAGGAGGATTTTACCAAGTCCAACTTATCACGTACATCGTTTGTTAATTCATCGATATTTTTTCCGTAATCAAACTCCAACGTGATAATAGAGATATTTTCTTTTGACTTAGAAGTAATATGTTTTAGGTTACTTACTGTATTTAATACGTTCTCAAGAGGACGAGAAACATTGTTTTCAATATCCGACGCACTCGCACCCTGATATGATGTCATTACCATTATGGTATTGGTCTCAATATTCGGATACAGATCAATAGGCAATTTCTTTAAAGAGAAAAGCCCGAGCACCAGCACTGCTACAAAGCAGAGCGAAGTCATTATAGGACGATTTACGGCTCCTTGATATATACTCATATATTCTTTAATTTATTAATCAGCCTTTCATTAAGAACCCACATATCTATATCGACATATCTCCATTAAAAAGGTCTGTTAAATTATTATTTTTCTACTTCAACAGCTATGCCATTGTTCAAACGGGTTTGTCCGGCAATAACTACTTGTGAATTATTAGTGACTCCTGATATCAATTCGTATTCTGAGCCCATACGGCGACCTAGTATAACTTTATTATACGATACTCGGCCATTATTATACACATACACGTAACGGTCACCCGAACCGGTCTGCTTAACTACTGCCTGATCAGGAACCACGACATGTTCAATTGATCCAAAGTTCATAGATACACGGGCAAACATTCCCGGACGAACTTTTTGGCCACCATTAGCTACAGTTATTTCAACAGGGAATGTACGTGTAGTATTATCAATAGTAGGGTAAATAAGACTAACCTTTCCGGTAAATTCTTCATCACCATAAACATCAAGCTTAATTTTTGCAGTCATTCCTTTTTTCACCTTAGTAAAATAATCCTCAGAGATATTAATCCGAAGTTTTACCGGTGAAATCTTCTCAACCGTAAGGACAGGAAGTCCCCCTGAATACATATCACCGCTATCATAATTACGAGCTGTAACCACTCCACTTATCGGACTAGTTAAAGATGTATTCCTTAAAAGGTTTCTATATGAAGTTTGCATCATATCCAGATTCATCTTTTTTGCATCCCATTCTGATTTTGAGGCTCCACCCACTTTATATAATTCGTCGATCCGCTCAAACTCTATTTTTAGATTATCCAATTGTGATTTAACCTGATTTAGGCTGGAAGCATCCATCTGAACTAATTTTTGACCTTTACGGATCTGATTGCCAACCTCTACAAATATCTTTTCAATTCGAACAGGAGTAGAAGGTGCTATATTATTTTTTACATCAGACTCTACTGTAGCAGTAAATTCCTGTAATTGTTCTACATTTTCAGCTTTTACAGATGCTAATTTAACTTTAGGCTTTTCCTCTTTAACTTTTGAATCAGCAACTTTGTCCGCTTTTCCACAAGAGCATAAAAAGATCAAAGTGGCCAAAGTGAAAAACTGAATTTTACCAAATTTTTTCATATTTCAATTAATTATTAATTATCCGTTAGTTCTTTATTTCTTAAGTTCTTCATTCTTCTGAGATGGATTTACAGCCTGATTTTTTCCCAGTACTTTTTCAAGATCTGTTTTGGCAGACAAGTAATCAAAAATAGCCTGATTGTATGCCAGCTTTGACTGAGTAAGAGCTAGTTCTGAGTCATTCAGTTCCAGAATTGTACCTTTACCAACTTCATATCTCTTTTGAGCTATCAAGCATCCTTTTTCCGCCAGTCTTATACTCTCTTTATTTGAGCTTACCTGTTCAATTGATTTCTGTATATTATCCATATAATTCTTCATCTGAACATCTAAGTTCCTGCGTAAATTCAATGTATTCAGACTTAACTGATCCATCTGCAATTGCAATTGCTTCTTCTTATATAAACGGGCACTCCCTTCATAAATAGGAACAGAGATAGTAACGCCAACAATGCTATATGGGTTCCATTTATAATTGCCAAACTTAAAATTCTCATTCATTGAGATATAAGAGTACTGAGACGAAAGTGCTACAGAAGGAAGATATCCACTTTTGTTTATCTGAAGCTGCTTATCCAGCATATCATTCTGCAATTTCAATTGTTTTAACTGCGTATTATTATCAATCATGGCAGTATCAACATTCAATGCTTCAGCACACATGCTATTTTCATAATTAGCCAGATTCCCTTCAATCTCAATATTCTGATTTGCATCTAGACCAATCAATACTTTAAGCTGAAGCTTTGTTAAGTTCACTGCATTTTCAGCAGAGATCACACTCGGTTTTAAGTTTCTAACCTGGACTTCGGCGCGTATTTTATCGTATTCTGAGACAACACCCTGCTTAAATTTATTATTCACAACTTCATAATTAGCTTCCGATTGTGAATAACTCTTTTTCAGCACTTCATAAGAATCCTGAGCCAATAGTAACTGATAGTATGCTTTTGTTACTTGGTTAACAAGATCCTGATTTGAAGAGCGTGCACTTTCTACTGCTAACTCTATATCTTTTGCTGATAACTCAATAGACTTTTTTAAAGTGGGAGCAAAAAGAGGTAATGAAAGATTTACCCCTACATTATAGTTATTGGACTGCCCCACCTTGTACGTTTGCCCCATCATAGCAAAAGTTTGTTTCTTAATTGTATAGGTATACCCCCCTGAAGCACTAATCTTAGGAAATAATCCTGCAATTATCTCTTTATTAGCATACTTTTTCTTCTCAATTTCTTTATCTGCAACTTTAATTGTCGGGTTATCACTTAGTGCAACTTCTAATGCCTTTATCAAACTTAGCCTTAATGCCTCTTGCGCCTGACTGCCATTACATAGAAGAAATGCAGCAATGACAAGGAGTGACTTTTTACATAAAAAACTGTTCATTTTATTCATATCGTAATCCTATATTTTTTCGTTTCTTTGCTTTCTGTAATTAGTTATAAACCGTTCTAATATTTTTTGTCCTTTTTCTGTTGATATTCCACGCAAGGACGTAAGCACTATTGATTCATAAACTTCGAAAAACGAATAAGCTCTGACAATATCGGCATTTAAAAGAAAGTCAATTTGTTCCCTTACAAGAATGCTCACAATCTCGAAATTAACATCATCTCTAAAAATTCCCTGTTCAACTCCGTTCAAAAAAAAGGCAATGACGCTACATTGATTCTTTTCGCGGCTTTGCCTTATGAGTTCGTTTACTTTCGGATATTTTCTCATATCCTCGAAAAATCGTTTATTTATCTTTTGATAAACTTCGATACTTATCTTATAGAACTCTAGAATAACTTCGAGTACATTATCTGATTCTGCAAGAACTTTTGCTCCAAAAGCCTCCTTCTCTTCTTCATGCTGCTTTACACATTCTATTAACAGAGCCTCTTTGTCTTTAAATGTTTCATACAATGTACGTTTGGAGATGCCAAGATCGGAAGCAATATCATCCATTGTTACTCCCTTTATTCCATTTGTGGTAAAAGCTTTCATTGCAGCCGCCACAATACGCTTTTTAAATTCCAATTTAGCTGTATTCAGATTCTTTTCACCTTCATCCATCTCACCAACCTTTTTATATTTTTGTTATTTTATTATTTTTTTTAATACGTATGCAAATATAAAAGAAAACTTTCAATGCCAGATTAGTTTTCCTAATTGTATTAACTATTTTCATAATTATTATATAATATAATAGATTTATTAAAAGAGTTGTTAATATTCTTCAGCTGATTTTATGTACTTTTGTTGCCAAACAACAAGAAACCACTTAAAAATCACAGTAAGATGACAAAGAAGATAAAACCGGAAACAATATGCGTGCAAGCAGGTTGGGAACCTAAAAAAGGCGAACCACGTGTGCTTCCTATTTACCAGAGTACCACTTTCAGATATGAGACCAGCGATCAGATGGCAAAACTGTTTGACCTGGAAGAAAGCGGATATTTTTACACTCGTTTGCAAAATCCCACAAACGATGCAGTGGCAGCAAAGATTGCTGCGTTAGAAGGTGGAGTTGCCGCAATGCTTACTTCCTCCGGACAGTCCGCTAACTTTTATGCAATGTTTAATATCTGTTCAGCAGGAGATCATCTTGTCAGTGCTTCCACTATTTACGGAGGAACATTCAACCTTTTCGGCGTTACAATGAAAAGATTAGGTATTGAAGTT
The sequence above is drawn from the uncultured Bacteroides sp. genome and encodes:
- a CDS encoding efflux RND transporter periplasmic adaptor subunit — translated: MKKFGKIQFFTLATLIFLCSCGKADKVADSKVKEEKPKVKLASVKAENVEQLQEFTATVESDVKNNIAPSTPVRIEKIFVEVGNQIRKGQKLVQMDASSLNQVKSQLDNLKIEFERIDELYKVGGASKSEWDAKKMNLDMMQTSYRNLLRNTSLTSPISGVVTARNYDSGDMYSGGLPVLTVEKISPVKLRINISEDYFTKVKKGMTAKIKLDVYGDEEFTGKVSLIYPTIDNTTRTFPVEITVANGGQKVRPGMFARVSMNFGSIEHVVVPDQAVVKQTGSGDRYVYVYNNGRVSYNKVILGRRMGSEYELISGVTNNSQVVIAGQTRLNNGIAVEVEK
- a CDS encoding TolC family protein, encoding MNKMNSFLCKKSLLVIAAFLLCNGSQAQEALRLSLIKALEVALSDNPTIKVADKEIEKKKYANKEIIAGLFPKISASGGYTYTIKKQTFAMMGQTYKVGQSNNYNVGVNLSLPLFAPTLKKSIELSAKDIELAVESARSSNQDLVNQVTKAYYQLLLAQDSYEVLKKSYSQSEANYEVVNNKFKQGVVSEYDKIRAEVQVRNLKPSVISAENAVNLTKLQLKVLIGLDANQNIEIEGNLANYENSMCAEALNVDTAMIDNNTQLKQLKLQNDMLDKQLQINKSGYLPSVALSSQYSYISMNENFKFGNYKWNPYSIVGVTISVPIYEGSARLYKKKQLQLQMDQLSLNTLNLRRNLDVQMKNYMDNIQKSIEQVSSNKESIRLAEKGCLIAQKRYEVGKGTILELNDSELALTQSKLAYNQAIFDYLSAKTDLEKVLGKNQAVNPSQKNEELKK
- a CDS encoding TetR/AcrR family transcriptional regulator — encoded protein: MDEGEKNLNTAKLEFKKRIVAAAMKAFTTNGIKGVTMDDIASDLGISKRTLYETFKDKEALLIECVKQHEEEKEAFGAKVLAESDNVLEVILEFYKISIEVYQKINKRFFEDMRKYPKVNELIRQSREKNQCSVIAFFLNGVEQGIFRDDVNFEIVSILVREQIDFLLNADIVRAYSFFEVYESIVLTSLRGISTEKGQKILERFITNYRKQRNEKI